One window of the Eucalyptus grandis isolate ANBG69807.140 chromosome 8, ASM1654582v1, whole genome shotgun sequence genome contains the following:
- the LOC120296600 gene encoding receptor-like protein 9DC3 produces the protein MDLSNNGFTGELPSKLLQSFHAMKVIVSQDQFEYMNTSQGLPLSLETYEKMVDYDMKLMSKGTEREYTKVPYALKGIDLSNNKFEVCIPDFIGDLKSLVLLNLSNNILTCFIPPSLANLRVLESLDLSRNKLSGEIPQQLAQLTFLSSFDVSHNQLFGSIPRGSQFNTFGASSFAMNEGLCESHLPKKCTTIGDDIPLPTSPLEEENGDKSLFDLDWKVVLIDAGVGFLIGVVLGNFFIDEKSMWFLYYSQ, from the coding sequence ATGGACCTTTCCAACAATGGTTTCACTGGTGAACTTCCATCTAAGTTGTTGCAAAGTTTCCATGCCATGAAAGTGATTGTTAGTCAAGACCAATTTGAATATATGAATACTTCTCAAGGGCTCCCTCTGTCCTTGGAAACATATGAAAAAATGGTGGACTATGATATGAAATTGATGAGTAAAGGCACGGAGAGGGAATACACAAAGGTTCCATATGCCCTTAAGGGAATTGACCTctccaacaacaaatttgaaGTATGCATACCCGATTTCATTGGGGATTTGAAGTCACTTGTTTTGCTTAACCTTTCAAACAACATTCTCACTTGTTTCATTCCACCTTCCTTGGCAAATTTGAGAGTTCTTGAATCTCTAGATCTTTCTCGAAATAAGCTCTCAGGAGAGATCCCACAACAGCTTGCCCAGCTTACATTTCTTTCATCTTTCGATGTCTCTCATAATCAACTGTTTGGATCAATACCACGAGGGAGTCAGTTCAACACATTCGGGGCCAGTTCATTTGCCATGAATGAGGGGTTATGTGAAAgtcatttgccaaaaaaatgcACAACAATTGGGGATGACATACCATTACCAACATCACCgctagaggaagaaaatggcGACAAGTCTCTGTTTGACTTGGATTGGAAAGTTGTGCTAATCGATGCTGGAGTTGGCTTTTTGATTGGTGTTGTGTTAGGGAACTTTTTCATTGACGAGAAGAGTATGTGGTTTTTGTACTACTCGCAATAA